CTGCCTGGGCCGCTGGCGCAGTCCGAGATCTCGCTGATGTGCTGGTACGCGCAGTTCAGCGTCTGGTCGACGAAGAATTGCACGTCGGCGCAGCCTTTTGCCACGCAGTTGGCGACGCAAGTGATGCTGAACTCGGGCGGTTCCTGCTGCAGCTGAACGCAGCCGAGCGCGCAGGTCACGATCTGGAAACACGAGACCAGCTCGCAGTCGCCGCAATCCTGGTGACAGTTCGAGCAGGTCTCGAACTGGTCTGCCTCACATTTCCCGTTACCGCACACGCTGCACACACCACAGTCCTGCGTACACGACGCGCAGGTCTCGCTGCCGGCGCATTTGCCGTCGCCGCAGCCTGCGCACTTGCCGCAATCTTCCGGGCAAGTGAAACACGACTCGCCGTTGGCCTGGCTGCAACTGCCGTTGCCACAGCTCTCGCATTTTCCACAATCGGGGGCGCAAGACTGACAGGTCTCGGGCAGTTTGCAGAAGCCATCACCACAGGTCGGGCATGCGCCGCAATCTTCGGAGCACGAGAGACAGCTCTCGCTCGGGTCGCAGCTGCCGTTCCCGCAGGTCGAACATAGGCCGCAGTCCTCGGGGCACGAGTCACAGCTCTCGTCCGGGTCGCACGTGCCGTCGTCGCAGGTCTTGCACAGGCCGCAGTCGAGGGGGCAAGAGCTGCAAGACTCGCCGCCCTTGCACTTGCCGTCGCCGCAGGCGACGCCCGAGTCCGAGCCGCCCGAACCGCCGACTCCGGCGTCATCATCGAGCGAGCGCAACCCGGTCCGGGTGCCGCAACCGGGTGCCAGTGTGACCGCGGCGAATAGCACCGTGACGACTACGACGGCGAAGCGGGCGGTTCTCACCCGGCGATTGTACCGGGCCTGTGGGTCGCTGCCCATTCGCGGGCGAACTCCGGCGGCTTCCATCATTCTTCTGGCTCGTCTTTGCCGCGCAGGCCGAGGGCTTTCGCTTTTTTGTAGAGGTGGCTCCGCTCGAGCCCGAGGGCGCGCGCGGTCGCCGCCATCTGCCCCGTGTGGTGCGCCATCGCCTCTTCCAAGATCGTGCGCTCGGCTTCCTCCACCAGCACACGAAACGGGATCCCGGGACGATACAGCCCCGCGTTCCCCGGGGATGCCGACATGCCGAGGGATCGCGCCACGTCGTCAGCCGTGATCTGGTCGTCGGGGCTCAGGATGACCAGGCGTTCGATCAGGTTCCTGAGCTCGCGCACGTTGCCAGGGAATGCGTGCCGCGTCAGGGCCTCGACCGCGGAAGGCTCCAGTGAGACGCCCGGTCTGGCATTGGCTCGCGCCGCTTGCGTGAGGAAGTGGCTGGCCAAGAGCGGAGTGTCCTCGCGCCGCGCCCGCAACGGCGGCAACTCGAGCGGCAGCACGTTCAGGCGGTCGTAGAGGTCGGGGCGAAATTGCCCCTCACGACACGCCGCGATCAAGTCGCGGTTGGTCGCGGCGACGACTCGCACGTCCACCTTCAAGACGTCGTTGCCACCAACGCGCTCGATCTCCCGCTCTTGAAGCACACGCAGGAGCTTTGCCTGCATCGCGAGCGGCATGTCCCCCACTTCGTCCAGGAACAACGTGCCGGCGTGGGCCCGCTCGAACTTTCCGCGGCGCTGTTTGGTTGCACCGGTGAACGCGCCCGCCTCGTGACCAAACAGCTCACTCTCGATGAGATCGGCAGGAATAGCCGCGCAATTCAGCTTTTCGTAGGGGCCCTTCGCGCGCGGGGACGCCCGGTGAATGGCGCGAGCGACGAGCTCTTTTCCGGTGCCTCGTTCCCCCGTGATGAGCACGCTCGCCGCAGCCTTGGCGGCGCGAGTCACGTGCTCACGTAGCTCCTTCATCGCGCGGCTCTCGCCGATGAGGTCGTCGAAGAACCCCGCCTCGGCCCGCAGTTCGGCTGCCTCCTCCTCGGCCCGCATCAGGCGCAGGGTGTTCTCCAGGACGACCAGCAGTCGGTCCGTCGACACCGGTTTTTCCAGGAAATCGAGCGCACCGAGGCGGGTCGCCCGCACCGCCGTGTCGATGGTGGCGTGACCACTCATCATGATGACGGGTGTGTCCACGCCGGACTTTCGCAGCCGCTCGAGCAGCTCGATGCCGTTACCGTCGGGCAACGACACGTCGAGCAGGAGCACGTCGTAGGTCTTCTTGGCGAGGCGTTCGAGAGCCAAGCCGACACCCCCCGCGACGTCGACGGTGTAGCCCTCCAGCGACAACGCCTTCTTCAGGGTGTTCAGGATCGAGGGCTCGTCGTCCACGACGAGGACTTGGCCGCGAGGCATGGGAAGGCGACCTTGCCAAGCCCGCGGCCCGAGGCCAAGCGGCGGGCGGGCCGGACGGCCAAAGGTCGCGCCCGCGGCGGAAATTTCCCGAGGGCTTCCGGGCCGGTTCCGCAGCGGCGAGGCTCTGCTAGGCTGACCGCTCTCATGTCCAAGCCGACGGCGACAGGAAACCTGGAGACGACGCCGCTCTCCCAGCTCCTGGTCTACGCCCTCGACAAACAACTGACCGGCTCGTTCGTCTTTCAGGGCAGTGACCGGAAAAAGAGCGCGCTCTACTTCTTGAACGGAGCGCCGGCGAACGCCAAGACGGGTCAGCCGGTGATCCACCTCGGGCGACTCTTGCTCGAGCTCGGCAAGATCGACGAGGACATTTACAACAAGACGCTCACCCGCGTGGCGAAGGAGCGCGCGCTGCACGGAAAGTTGTTGGTCGAGGCGCGAGCGCTCGACCAAGAGACCCTCGATGCGGCGCTGTCCGAGCAGCTTCAGCGTCAGGTTCTGTGGATGTTCTCGCTGGGACCGCAGACCGCCTACGGCTTCTACGCGGATCAGAATTTTCTGGAACGCTGGGGCGGCGGGCCGGTGCAGCTCGAACCGTTGAAGTTGATTTGGCGCGGCATTCGTCGCTACGAGAACTTGAAACGGATCGACGCGGCCGTCGGCAAGCTCGGGTCGCGAGTGCTGCGGCTGCACTCCCATGCCCAGCTCGCACGGTTTCAGTTCTCGGACGCCGAGCGTCCCGTGCTCGACGTGCTGCGTGCCAAACCGCAGCCGCTGGACGAGCTCGTGGCGAGCGGAGTCGGTGATCCGTCCGACGTGAAACGCATGGTCTATACGCTGATGATCACGCGTCACCTCGATCTGGGTGTTCCGCCGCTCGGCGTCCCGAGCGGCGCTGCAGGCATGCCTCCCCCCGCCCGCCCAGCAGCGCGCCAGGCGGCGGCGCCTCCCGCACCTCCCGCAGGTCGCCGCATGCCAGCGCCCGTCGAGGTGTCGGTGAGCGACGAACCCTCGATCCCTTCGTTCCCGCTCGGGTCGTCTCCGTCGTCGGCGGGCCCGCCTTCGAGTCGTGGCGCGCCGGACTCGGTCCGTGGCAGCGAGCCGGCGCCCCTCGCCGAGTTTCGCCGCGAGCTCAACGTGCGCCTGGAGGCCGCACCCAGTCAGAACTACTACGAGATGCTGGGTGTGCCCGTGAAGTCGGCGAGCGCCGAGATCTCTGCGGCCTTCTACCAGCTCGCGAAGAAGTGGCATCCGGATCGGCTGAGCCCCGATTTCGCGCCCGTGCGCGAAGAAGCGATGAAGCTCTTCAGCAAGATGACCGAGGCGCACCAGACGCTGACCGACGAGCAGCGGCGCCGTGACTACGACGAGCTGGTCCGAGACGGCGGCGGCACCGAGGTCGAGCAGGAAGAGGTCAACAAGATCATGGGGGCCGTCCTCGCCTACCAGAAAGCCACGGTTTATTTCCGAAAGGGCAACCTCGCGGAAGCCGAGACGCTGGCGCGGCAGGCCAAGGACGACGACCCGGCACAGGCGGAGTATCTGGCGCTCTGGGTGCAATGTGTTTCGCAGAGGCCGGAGCGCGCGGCGAAGGGGGACTGGCACGAGTTCATCACCATGATGGATGACGCCGTGAAGCGCGAACCCGAGAACGAACGCGTGCGCATGGCTCGTGGCGAGCTCTTGAAGCGAGCAGGCCAGCTCGAGCTAGCCGTGAAGGACTTCCACTGGGTCGCCCGACGGAACCCGAACAACCTCGACGCTACGCGCGAGGTTCGCCTCTTCACCATGCGCGGCGGCGACGCCCCGTCGAACAAACGGTCGATTGCGCCCGGCAAGGGCAAAGAAGAAAAAGGCGGGCTGCTCGGGAAGTTCTTCAAGCGCTGAGCGTCCGACGCTGCATTATCAGCGGCGGCGGATCTCGATCGCTCGGACGAAGCTCGGCGTCGAACCGCTGGCGGAGAGCGCAATGCCCAGTCTGCCCTTGGGGCTCGGGCAGGTCCTGCTCTTGCCGTTGCGCGATAGCACGACCTGGCTCGTATGTCGGAGCAGAGTGAGCAGCTCGCCCGGTTCTGCGGGCTCGCTCGATGGCCACTCACACTCGGAACCGCCCAGGCGCGTGTCGCCGAGCACGACGACCGGCGGCGGCCCTGACGAGAGTGTGATTGCCAGCTCGACACCGGCGTAGTCGGTATCGGCAACGGAGACCAACGCTTCGGTGCCGGACAACCCCAGACCGGTCGAGCCAAACTCGATGCCCGCGCTCGACAGGTTCGACGGGAATCGATTCGGCACCATGTGCTCTCGGCCCGTGAGCAAAAGTGGTGCTACGTCGCGAGCGTAGGGGCCGCGCACGTCGTGACGAAAACCGCTCAAGCGCACGGTGGCGCCCTTTTCGAGCCAAACGAAGGCGCCGGAGTCCACCGCAAGAGGACCTGGCAGTGCCGCGTCCGGGCCCGATGAAGGCCGGCGCACGGGCTCGTCGAACGAAGCGGTCCAGGGGTCGAAGCGTTTCCAGACCTGTCCGCCGGTTGTCGTCGCGTACAACCACGGTTCACCGTCGTTCGCTCGGATCAGGCTGACCTTGCTCGGCGAAAACGCGAGCTTCGGCAGCGCATCCGGGGTGCCGTCGCTGCGAAACCAAGTGACACTGCTCTTCGGGACGTCGCCGAGGCAGGCCTGCACGCCCTTCGGCAAGCACACTCCCACGCCCAGCACACCGCCGCCCGGCATGGCGACGAAGGAGTGGCTGGAGGCGAGGACCAGGTTCTCCAGCAACAGCGTCAACGCGTGAGCATCCGGCGTCAGCCACTCGAGGACACCAACCGGTGCGCCGTCCTTGGTTCCTCCTGCGACGAGCACTCGACCGTCGGTCAACCTGATGGCCTGCGGCCCGATACGCGGTCGCGAGAGAGTCGCGAGCCCGGCGATGCGCGCTGCGCGATCTTTGGGTGAGATCGCCTCGAGCGACGAGAGTGCGACAGCGCCTGGGCCCTGACCACCGACCAGCAACGTCTCGCCGTTCGTGAGCACCACGGCGGCGTGGCGCGCGCGGGGTTGTGCCAGGGGAATCAGCTTCGTGCGGTCGAAGCGCGCCGTGGAGACGCGGTACTCCGAGGCTGATGCGAGTGGCGGCGACGACGCGAGATCGCCGCCCGCGAGCGTTGGATCGACACCGCCGGCCAGCAACATGAAGTCGGTGCCGAACGCGGTGACGCTCGCGAACGCGCGCGCCGGGAGCATGCCGTCGACGACTTCCTCCGCGCTCCCGTCCGCGAGTCCGACGCGGAAGGCTCGGCTCGCGTCGGCGCTGCTCACCAGCGCGCCTGCCACGAGCAACGTGCGTGCTTGTGGGTCCAAACCGACGGCGGCGCCCTCGGCGTCGGTCGGAAAATTGGCGCCGCCTGTGGGCCAGAGCGGGGTCGTGCCTGTGGCGCGCCAGAGCAGCACGTCGATGTTACCGTTGGTGCTGGCGCTGCCGACGCCGAGGAACTCTTCGCTGCCACTCTGGCCGAGGGCGTTGACGGCACGGGTGGTCGCGGGAAACGGCAGTCCGAGGCCCCGGGCGTCCCCCGGG
The genomic region above belongs to Myxococcales bacterium and contains:
- a CDS encoding DnaJ domain-containing protein, with the translated sequence MSKPTATGNLETTPLSQLLVYALDKQLTGSFVFQGSDRKKSALYFLNGAPANAKTGQPVIHLGRLLLELGKIDEDIYNKTLTRVAKERALHGKLLVEARALDQETLDAALSEQLQRQVLWMFSLGPQTAYGFYADQNFLERWGGGPVQLEPLKLIWRGIRRYENLKRIDAAVGKLGSRVLRLHSHAQLARFQFSDAERPVLDVLRAKPQPLDELVASGVGDPSDVKRMVYTLMITRHLDLGVPPLGVPSGAAGMPPPARPAARQAAAPPAPPAGRRMPAPVEVSVSDEPSIPSFPLGSSPSSAGPPSSRGAPDSVRGSEPAPLAEFRRELNVRLEAAPSQNYYEMLGVPVKSASAEISAAFYQLAKKWHPDRLSPDFAPVREEAMKLFSKMTEAHQTLTDEQRRRDYDELVRDGGGTEVEQEEVNKIMGAVLAYQKATVYFRKGNLAEAETLARQAKDDDPAQAEYLALWVQCVSQRPERAAKGDWHEFITMMDDAVKREPENERVRMARGELLKRAGQLELAVKDFHWVARRNPNNLDATREVRLFTMRGGDAPSNKRSIAPGKGKEEKGGLLGKFFKR
- a CDS encoding sigma-54-dependent Fis family transcriptional regulator, encoding MPRGQVLVVDDEPSILNTLKKALSLEGYTVDVAGGVGLALERLAKKTYDVLLLDVSLPDGNGIELLERLRKSGVDTPVIMMSGHATIDTAVRATRLGALDFLEKPVSTDRLLVVLENTLRLMRAEEEAAELRAEAGFFDDLIGESRAMKELREHVTRAAKAAASVLITGERGTGKELVARAIHRASPRAKGPYEKLNCAAIPADLIESELFGHEAGAFTGATKQRRGKFERAHAGTLFLDEVGDMPLAMQAKLLRVLQEREIERVGGNDVLKVDVRVVAATNRDLIAACREGQFRPDLYDRLNVLPLELPPLRARREDTPLLASHFLTQAARANARPGVSLEPSAVEALTRHAFPGNVRELRNLIERLVILSPDDQITADDVARSLGMSASPGNAGLYRPGIPFRVLVEEAERTILEEAMAHHTGQMAATARALGLERSHLYKKAKALGLRGKDEPEE